In one Solanum dulcamara chromosome 1, daSolDulc1.2, whole genome shotgun sequence genomic region, the following are encoded:
- the LOC129889605 gene encoding uncharacterized protein LOC129889605, whose amino-acid sequence MKGRKCKEAPSTDLLVCFPSRAHLTLMPSPATHHHHNHHLKRSNTRGIGPAGQASPMLWKRTEISEPTSPKVTCAGQIKVRHKPKSCKIKNWQSVMEEIEKLHVKKHKKKKTVWMEAVGFKKDAMQFLTCLRNIRFDFRCFGSFHTDETDVITSDDEEEDQENEEDIQENDDDEVAASRTVFSKWFMVLQENQKTEYTKEAEETEHKQKTEETEYSVFGHNDNYDGPSCAPPPNALLLMRCRSAPAKGLLEQKHEDNDNERKNETSRMDELESIKKTNKLKKLVVMRYGSDFYKFSSDISKENWVVGGIKDPISRSRSSKR is encoded by the coding sequence ATGAAAGGTAGAAAGTGTAAAGAAGCTCCTTCAACAGATCTATTAGTCTGTTTTCCTTCAAGAGCTCATCTAACACTTATGCCAAGTCCAGCcactcatcatcatcataatcacCATTTGAAGAGATCTAACACAAGAGGTATTGGACCTGCTGGACAAGCTAGTCCTATGTTATGGAAAAGGACAGAGATTTCAGAGCCTACATCACCAAAAGTCACTTGTGCCGGGCAAATCAAAGTAAGGCACAAGCCTAAATCATGCAAGATCAAGAATTGGCAATCAGTAATGGAAGAGATTGAAAAGTTACATGtcaagaagcataaaaagaaaaaaactgtTTGGATGGAAGCAGTTGGATTCAAGAAAGACGCGATGCAGTTCTTGACATGTTTGAGGAATATAAGGTTTGATTTTCGATGTTTTGGTTCGTTTCATACTGATGAAACAGATGTTATCACTTCTGATGATGAGGAGGAAGatcaagaaaatgaagaagatattcaagaaaatgatgatgatgaagtaGCAGCATCAAGAACTGTGTTCTCTAAGTGGTTCATGGTTTTACAAGAAAATCAGAAAACAGAGTATACAAAAGAAGCAGAGGAAACAGAGCATAAACAAAAAACAGAGGAAACAGAGTACTCTGTTTTTGGTCATAATGATAATTATGATGGTCCTTCATGTGCACCACCACCCAACGCACTTTTGCTCATGCGTTGCCGTTCTGCTCCAGCAAAAGGTTTGCTGGAGCAGAAACACGAGGACAACGATAATGAACGAAAGAATGAAACATCAAGAATGGACGAATTGGAAAGTATTAAAAAGACTAATAAGTTGAAAAAATTAGTAGTGATGAGATATGGGAGTGATTTCTACAAATTTTCATCTGATATATCAAAAGAGAATTGGGTTGTGGGTGGAATTAAGGATCCAATATCAAGAAGTCGAAGTTCGAAGAGGTAA